A genomic window from Micromonospora sp. WMMA1947 includes:
- a CDS encoding substrate-binding domain-containing protein: protein MRSHLRGAGAAAVAAALVAVVAGSWFGYQQLAGPNCSGRIELSVATAPEIAPAVRAAADQWVSDGAAVGGTCIAVNVSSSESVEVAAAVASKHGATLAGVGQASGTAVTPDVWVPDSSTWLVRLKSGGASAFAPTNGASIARSPVVVALPEPVASRIGWPDKKLRWSDLLTQVTASKPLRAGIVEPTQDAAGLSGLLSLTAAASSTGESGSPKAQEAMVGALRALATNRSSLRQDLLARFPRSSDPTAIANGLGAAALSEEDVIAYNSTKPPIRLAALYLEPAPIPLDYPFAVLPGIEPSKASAARVLFEVLRTPAFKDRLASQALRAPDGNWGQGFQAPTGAPSPANGGASQVPPSGQGGAADLDPGAISTATTTWSVATQSGRMLCVIDVSGSMKKPVATANGASREQVTVAAASQGLGLFDDSWSIGLWTFSTNLQGSQDWSELVGIKPLSSNRGALQRGLASIKPSSGDTGLYDTMLAAYKKVQQDWEPGKVNSIVLFTDGKNEDANGISQKELLDQLKKLKDDEQPVQVVIIGIGTEVNRAELESITKVTGGGAFVTTDPSKIGEIFLRAIALRPPAPR, encoded by the coding sequence ATGCGTTCTCACCTCCGCGGAGCAGGTGCCGCCGCCGTGGCGGCCGCCCTGGTCGCCGTCGTAGCCGGCTCCTGGTTCGGCTACCAGCAGCTGGCCGGCCCGAACTGTTCGGGCCGCATCGAGCTGTCGGTGGCGACCGCCCCGGAGATCGCCCCCGCGGTGCGCGCCGCCGCCGACCAGTGGGTCTCCGACGGCGCGGCGGTGGGCGGAACGTGCATCGCGGTGAACGTCTCCTCGTCCGAGTCGGTCGAGGTGGCTGCCGCGGTGGCGAGCAAGCACGGTGCCACGCTCGCCGGCGTCGGGCAGGCCAGCGGCACCGCCGTCACCCCCGACGTCTGGGTGCCGGACTCCTCGACCTGGCTGGTCCGGCTCAAGAGCGGCGGGGCCAGCGCGTTCGCGCCGACGAACGGTGCCTCGATCGCGCGCAGCCCGGTCGTGGTGGCGCTGCCCGAGCCGGTGGCCTCGCGCATCGGGTGGCCGGACAAGAAGCTGCGCTGGTCCGACCTGCTGACCCAGGTCACCGCCAGCAAGCCGCTGCGGGCCGGGATCGTCGAGCCGACCCAGGACGCGGCCGGCCTGTCCGGCCTGCTGTCGCTGACCGCCGCGGCCAGTTCCACCGGCGAGTCCGGCTCGCCGAAGGCGCAGGAGGCGATGGTCGGTGCGCTGCGTGCGCTGGCGACCAACCGTTCCTCGCTGCGGCAGGACCTTCTCGCGCGGTTCCCGCGCTCGTCGGACCCGACGGCGATCGCCAACGGGCTGGGGGCGGCGGCGCTGTCCGAGGAGGACGTGATCGCCTACAACAGCACCAAGCCGCCGATCCGGCTCGCCGCGCTCTACCTCGAGCCGGCGCCGATCCCGCTGGACTACCCGTTCGCGGTGCTGCCCGGCATCGAGCCGTCCAAGGCGTCCGCCGCCCGGGTGCTCTTCGAGGTGCTGCGTACGCCGGCCTTCAAGGACCGGCTCGCCTCGCAGGCGCTGCGCGCGCCGGACGGCAACTGGGGGCAGGGCTTCCAGGCCCCGACCGGCGCGCCGAGCCCGGCCAACGGCGGCGCGAGCCAGGTGCCGCCGTCGGGTCAGGGCGGCGCGGCCGACCTCGACCCCGGCGCCATCTCGACCGCGACCACCACCTGGTCGGTGGCCACGCAGTCGGGCCGGATGCTCTGCGTCATCGACGTCTCCGGCTCGATGAAGAAGCCGGTCGCGACCGCCAACGGCGCCAGCCGGGAGCAGGTCACCGTCGCCGCCGCGAGCCAGGGCCTCGGGCTGTTCGACGACTCCTGGTCGATCGGCCTCTGGACCTTCTCCACCAACCTCCAGGGCTCGCAGGACTGGAGCGAGCTGGTCGGAATAAAGCCTCTGTCCAGCAACCGGGGCGCACTCCAGCGCGGCCTGGCCTCGATCAAGCCCTCCAGCGGCGACACCGGCCTGTACGACACCATGCTCGCGGCGTACAAGAAGGTGCAGCAGGACTGGGAGCCGGGCAAGGTCAACTCGATCGTGCTGTTCACCGACGGCAAGAACGAGGACGCCAACGGCATCTCGCAGAAGGAACTGCTGGACCAGCTGAAGAAGCTGAAGGACGACGAGCAGCCGGTCCAGGTCGTCATCATCGGCATCGGCACCGAGGTGAACCGGGCCGAGCTGGAGTCGATCACCAAGGTCACCGGCGGCGGCGCGTTCGTCACCACCGACCCCAGCAAGATCGGCGAAATCTTCCTCCGGGCGATCGCGCTCCGGCCGCCCGCCCCCCGCTGA
- a CDS encoding DUF742 domain-containing protein, which produces MRAESPGPQHEWLDADAGPVVRPYTLTGGRVRPPVDGFDLLAFVLATSGADPAGTPGLQPEHRRLIELARRPKAVADLAADLDLAVGVVRVLLGDLLAHGLVAVHRPPATAYLPDDNILKAVVSGLRAL; this is translated from the coding sequence ATGCGCGCTGAGTCGCCGGGGCCGCAGCACGAGTGGCTGGACGCCGACGCCGGACCGGTGGTGCGCCCCTACACGCTCACCGGCGGCCGGGTACGCCCACCCGTCGACGGCTTCGACCTGCTGGCGTTCGTGCTCGCCACCAGTGGCGCGGACCCGGCCGGTACGCCCGGCCTCCAGCCGGAGCACCGCCGCCTGATCGAGCTGGCCCGGCGGCCGAAGGCCGTGGCCGACCTCGCCGCCGACCTGGACCTGGCCGTGGGCGTGGTCCGGGTGCTGCTCGGCGACCTTCTCGCCCATGGACTCGTCGCGGTGCACCGCCCACCGGCCACCGCGTACCTGCCCGACGACAACATCCTCAAGGCGGTGGTCAGTGGACTCCGTGCGCTATGA
- a CDS encoding ATP/GTP-binding protein, translating into MDSVRYDREPEAARVPLALKILIAGGFGAGKTTLVSALSEVRPLQTEEVLTGAGLGTDDVSGVEQKSTTTVAMDFGRITINDDLQVYLFGTPGQDRFWFLWDELAFGALGAVVLADTRRLADCFPSIDYFEQRGIPFVVGVNCFEGSRRFGLEAVRDALDLDPDVPLVLCDARDRQSGKLVLISLVEHVARQRGEPVPVG; encoded by the coding sequence GTGGACTCCGTGCGCTATGACCGGGAGCCGGAGGCGGCACGAGTGCCGCTGGCGCTGAAGATCCTCATCGCCGGTGGCTTCGGCGCCGGAAAGACGACGCTGGTCAGCGCGTTGAGTGAGGTTCGGCCGTTGCAGACCGAGGAGGTCCTCACCGGGGCCGGGCTCGGTACCGACGACGTCTCCGGGGTCGAGCAGAAGTCGACCACGACCGTGGCGATGGACTTCGGCCGGATCACCATCAACGACGACCTCCAGGTCTATCTGTTCGGCACCCCGGGCCAGGACCGGTTCTGGTTCCTCTGGGACGAGCTGGCGTTCGGCGCGCTCGGCGCGGTGGTGCTCGCCGACACCCGGCGGCTCGCCGACTGCTTCCCCTCGATCGACTACTTCGAGCAGCGGGGCATTCCGTTCGTGGTGGGCGTCAACTGCTTCGAGGGTTCCCGCCGGTTCGGCCTGGAGGCGGTCCGCGACGCCCTCGACCTGGACCCGGACGTGCCGCTGGTGCTCTGCGACGCCCGGGACCGGCAGTCCGGCAAGCTGGTGCTGATCTCGCTCGTCGAGCACGTGGCGCGGCAGCGCGGCGAGCCGGTGCCGGTGGGCTGA
- a CDS encoding roadblock/LC7 domain-containing protein, translating to MVHTTRQNADLDWLLDDLVERVPAARQAVVLSADGLLLGASTDQDRTDAEHLCALASGFSGLAKGATRHLGGGAVRQTVVEMESAYLFVTAAGQGACLAVASDADADIGLVAYEMAMLVIRVGENLAAPSRVAGERTDAR from the coding sequence GTGGTGCACACGACGCGGCAGAACGCCGATCTCGACTGGCTGCTCGACGACCTGGTGGAGCGCGTTCCCGCCGCCCGCCAGGCGGTGGTGCTCTCGGCGGACGGGCTCCTGCTCGGGGCCTCCACCGACCAGGACCGCACCGACGCGGAACACCTGTGCGCGCTGGCCTCCGGCTTCTCCGGCCTGGCCAAGGGCGCCACCCGGCACCTGGGCGGCGGCGCGGTCCGTCAGACCGTGGTGGAGATGGAGTCGGCCTACCTGTTCGTGACCGCCGCCGGGCAGGGCGCCTGCCTGGCGGTGGCGAGCGACGCCGACGCCGACATCGGCCTGGTCGCGTACGAGATGGCGATGCTCGTCATCCGGGTCGGGGAGAACCTGGCCGCGCCGAGCCGGGTGGCGGGGGAGCGGACCGATGCGCGCTGA
- a CDS encoding lactonase family protein — protein MTGQDEIVHIGGYTAETGGRAEGVVAARRDRATGELTPLGVVAVTPSPSFLVRHPALPVLYGCNELPDGQVSAFRVAPDGDLTPLGVRETGGAEPCHLAVTPDGRHLFVANYGGGSVAVFGLDADGVPGERTDLVRHTGHGADPQRQEHAHCHMVSPDPAGGGLLAVDLGTDSVYRYAVDAGRLTEREPRVRTAPGTGPRHLARHPDGRRCWLVGELDATVTAYELTPDGPRQRTRVDASGRTGHVQPSEVAVGPGGRFLYVGNRGVGTVAVFALDGPAPELVAEVDTGGEWPRHFAFAGAHLYVADERADMIRIFRVDPDGGVPEPVGEPVPVASPTCVLP, from the coding sequence GTGACCGGGCAGGACGAGATCGTCCACATCGGTGGCTACACGGCGGAGACGGGCGGGCGGGCCGAGGGCGTCGTGGCGGCCCGGCGGGACCGGGCGACCGGGGAACTGACCCCGCTGGGCGTCGTGGCGGTCACCCCGTCGCCGTCGTTCCTGGTGCGGCATCCGGCGCTGCCGGTGCTGTACGGGTGCAACGAGTTGCCCGACGGGCAGGTGAGCGCGTTCCGGGTGGCACCGGACGGCGACCTCACGCCGCTGGGCGTCCGCGAGACCGGCGGCGCGGAGCCGTGCCACCTGGCGGTCACACCGGACGGGCGGCACCTGTTCGTGGCGAACTACGGCGGCGGCAGCGTGGCGGTGTTCGGCCTGGACGCCGACGGCGTGCCGGGGGAGCGCACCGACCTGGTGCGGCACACCGGCCACGGCGCCGACCCGCAGCGGCAGGAGCACGCGCACTGCCACATGGTCTCGCCCGACCCGGCCGGCGGCGGGCTGCTCGCTGTCGACCTGGGCACCGACTCCGTCTACCGGTACGCGGTCGACGCCGGCCGGTTGACCGAGCGGGAGCCCCGGGTACGGACGGCGCCCGGGACCGGGCCCCGGCACCTGGCCCGGCACCCGGACGGGCGGCGCTGCTGGCTCGTCGGCGAGCTGGACGCCACGGTCACCGCGTACGAGCTGACGCCGGACGGGCCGCGGCAGCGGACGCGTGTCGACGCCAGCGGCCGGACCGGGCACGTCCAGCCCTCCGAGGTGGCGGTCGGGCCCGGGGGACGTTTCCTCTATGTGGGCAACCGCGGTGTGGGCACGGTCGCGGTCTTCGCGCTCGACGGTCCCGCGCCGGAGCTGGTGGCCGAGGTCGACACCGGCGGCGAGTGGCCCCGGCACTTCGCCTTCGCCGGTGCGCACCTGTACGTGGCGGACGAGCGGGCCGACATGATCAGGATCTTCCGGGTGGATCCGGACGGCGGGGTGCCCGAGCCGGTGGGGGAGCCGGTGCCGGTGGCCAGTCCGACGTGCGTCCTACCGTGA
- a CDS encoding PP2C family protein-serine/threonine phosphatase, which yields MSGAEGRARRVLTEAPTDLIVDRLAAELARTYGVTRTELYQVDYRLAELLPLGDGPSVTGPGHPAWRAFDHQEPVIADGVGWFPVGMRGERRGVLQVAPVPADPNACRELATIATVLGHELSAVMATTDIYRTARRSRRLTLAAEMQWELLPGRSRIRPSFSLAGQLEPAYAVRGDSFDWSDDGHRLWLAVLNGYGEGVAAALLASLATHALRNARRAGLDLADQAALADQAIYAQYRGEQHVSVLLIELDLASGEMTVVDAGSPRLLRLRAGQVTEQELDKQFPLGMFESSDYRPQRFRLEREDRLFVVSDGVIEATTEQVRYGEVALDRFLRRTGPMEPLDAVRSLIGDLRAFVAGDLVDDAVVVCLDWLGPQP from the coding sequence ACGCGCTCGCCGCGTCCTGACCGAGGCGCCGACGGATCTCATCGTGGACCGGCTCGCCGCCGAGCTGGCACGCACGTACGGCGTCACCCGCACCGAGCTCTACCAGGTCGACTACCGGCTCGCCGAGCTGCTGCCGCTGGGTGACGGCCCGTCGGTCACCGGCCCCGGCCACCCGGCCTGGCGCGCCTTCGACCACCAGGAGCCGGTGATCGCCGACGGCGTCGGCTGGTTCCCGGTGGGCATGCGCGGCGAACGCCGGGGCGTGCTCCAGGTCGCCCCGGTCCCCGCCGACCCGAACGCCTGCCGGGAGCTGGCCACCATCGCCACGGTGCTCGGGCACGAGCTGAGCGCGGTCATGGCGACCACCGACATCTACCGGACCGCCCGGCGCAGCCGGCGTCTCACGCTGGCCGCCGAGATGCAGTGGGAGCTGCTGCCGGGGCGCAGCCGGATCCGGCCGTCGTTCAGCCTGGCCGGGCAGCTGGAACCGGCGTACGCGGTGCGCGGGGACAGCTTCGACTGGTCCGACGACGGTCACCGGCTCTGGCTGGCGGTGCTGAACGGCTACGGCGAGGGGGTGGCCGCGGCGCTGCTCGCCTCGCTGGCCACGCACGCGCTGCGCAACGCGCGCCGGGCCGGGCTCGACCTGGCCGACCAGGCCGCCCTGGCCGACCAGGCGATCTACGCCCAGTACCGGGGCGAGCAGCACGTCTCCGTGCTCCTGATCGAACTGGACCTGGCCTCCGGCGAGATGACGGTGGTGGACGCCGGTTCGCCCCGGCTGCTGCGGCTGCGGGCCGGCCAGGTGACCGAGCAGGAGCTGGACAAGCAGTTCCCGCTCGGCATGTTCGAGAGCAGCGACTACCGCCCGCAGCGGTTCCGGCTGGAACGCGAGGACCGCCTGTTCGTGGTCAGCGACGGCGTGATCGAGGCCACCACCGAGCAGGTGCGGTACGGCGAGGTGGCGCTGGACCGGTTCCTGCGCCGGACCGGACCGATGGAACCGCTGGACGCGGTCCGGTCGCTGATCGGCGACCTGCGGGCGTTCGTCGCCGGTGACCTGGTGGACGACGCGGTGGTGGTGTGCCTGGACTGGCTGGGGCCGCAGCCCTGA
- a CDS encoding sugar transferase, with translation MTSATLLTPATSSRPGGERPGKTTRAAERAYIRVLVVLDTAVLAVAILVGYLARFGDEEPTGSEIPYVVVAPALLLVWLVSLKAMRCYDDQVLGYGADEYRRVSAASMRLAGGIAIAGYIADVGVSRGFLAISFAVGTIGLEVARFAARKRLHRARDRGAGWSRKVLVVGDTAHVLELVHTLRREPYAGYQVVGACIPDALLAPVPQRLGDVPVVGSFRGIPEAATAIGADTVAVTASGELTATRLRRLGWQLEGTGVDLVVAPALTDVAGPRIHTRPVAGLPLIHVEAPEFRGARKLVKGFVDRSISSIALLVLAPLLIVIALAIKIDSRGPVLFRQTRVGQGGEEFGVFKFRTMVVNADALLAELAARNETDGLMFKMRDDPRVTRVGRLLRKWSLDELPQLVNVLLGQMSLVGPRPPLPSEVARYDGDVARRLLVKPGMTGLWQVSGRSDLSWEDGIRLDLYYVENWSLAADLTILWKTFGAVINSRGAY, from the coding sequence GTGACCTCGGCGACGCTGTTGACTCCTGCCACGTCGTCGCGACCCGGTGGTGAACGCCCGGGCAAGACGACGCGAGCCGCGGAGCGGGCCTACATCCGGGTCCTGGTGGTGCTGGACACCGCCGTGCTCGCGGTGGCCATCCTGGTCGGTTACCTGGCCCGGTTCGGAGACGAGGAGCCGACCGGTTCCGAGATCCCGTACGTGGTGGTCGCCCCGGCGCTGCTGCTGGTCTGGCTCGTCTCGCTCAAGGCGATGCGGTGCTACGACGACCAGGTGCTCGGCTACGGCGCCGACGAGTACCGGCGGGTCAGCGCGGCGAGCATGCGACTCGCCGGCGGCATCGCCATCGCCGGGTACATCGCCGACGTCGGCGTCTCCCGGGGCTTCCTGGCGATCTCCTTCGCCGTCGGCACGATCGGGCTGGAGGTGGCGCGGTTCGCGGCCCGCAAGCGGCTGCACCGGGCCCGCGACCGGGGCGCCGGCTGGTCCCGCAAGGTGCTCGTGGTGGGTGACACCGCGCATGTGCTGGAGCTGGTGCACACGCTGCGCCGGGAGCCGTACGCCGGCTATCAGGTGGTCGGCGCGTGCATCCCGGACGCGCTGCTCGCCCCGGTGCCGCAGCGGCTGGGCGACGTGCCGGTGGTGGGCAGCTTCCGGGGCATCCCGGAGGCCGCCACCGCGATCGGCGCCGACACGGTGGCGGTCACCGCCTCGGGCGAGCTGACCGCGACCCGGCTGCGCCGCCTCGGTTGGCAGCTGGAGGGCACCGGCGTCGACCTGGTGGTGGCACCGGCGCTCACCGACGTGGCCGGTCCCCGCATCCACACCCGTCCGGTCGCCGGGCTGCCGTTGATCCACGTCGAGGCGCCCGAGTTCCGGGGTGCCCGCAAGCTGGTGAAGGGCTTCGTCGACCGGTCGATCTCGTCGATCGCCCTGCTCGTGCTGGCGCCGCTGCTGATCGTGATCGCGCTCGCCATCAAGATCGACAGCCGTGGCCCGGTGCTGTTCCGGCAGACCCGGGTCGGTCAGGGCGGCGAGGAGTTCGGCGTCTTCAAGTTCCGCACGATGGTCGTCAACGCCGACGCCCTGCTCGCCGAGCTGGCCGCGCGCAACGAGACCGACGGCCTGATGTTCAAGATGCGCGACGACCCGCGCGTCACCCGGGTCGGCCGACTGCTGCGCAAGTGGTCGCTGGACGAGCTGCCCCAGCTCGTCAACGTGCTGCTCGGCCAGATGAGCCTGGTCGGCCCGCGCCCGCCGCTGCCGTCCGAGGTGGCCCGCTACGACGGCGACGTGGCCCGCCGCCTGCTGGTCAAGCCCGGCATGACCGGCCTCTGGCAGGTCAGCGGCCGGTCCGACCTCAGCTGGGAGGACGGCATCCGGCTCGACCTGTACTACGTGGAGAACTGGTCGCTGGCCGCCGACCTGACCATCCTCTGGAAGACGTTCGGCGCGGTGATCAACAGCCGCGGCGCGTACTGA